The window ATTCAGAAAGCGCATCAAGATTCTCGATCGTGATGTATTTCCCTTTTACCGCCAGCGTGCCGCTTTTCTGGAAACGCCCCAGCAGACGGCTGATGGTTTCAACGGTCAGCCCCAGATAGTTGCCGATATCACCACGCGTCATAGTCAGGCGGAACTCACGTGGAGAGAAACCACGCTGGGCAAAACGACGGGAGAGGTTGTAGACAAACGCAGCCAGACGTTCTTCAGCATTCTTCTTCGACAACAGCAGAATCATGTCTTGATCGCCACGGATTTCGCCGCTCATCAGGCGCATCATCTGTTGGCGCAGGTTAGGCATTTTCCCGGAGAGATCGTCCAGCGTCTCGAACGGAATTTCGCAGACCATTGACGTTTCCAGCGCCTGAGCGAAACTCGGATGCTGAGCGGTACCGATAGCATCAAAGCCCACCAAATCACCGGCGAGATGAAAACCGGTGATCTGCTCGTCGCCTTGCTCCGTAATGGTATAGCTTTTTATTGTTCCAGAGCGAATGGCATACAGCGATCTCAGTTCATCACCTGCTTTAAACAACGCTTGCCCCTTCTGGATAGGCTTCTTCCTTTCAATGATGTTGTCGAGCTGATCGAGCTCGTGTTCATTCAGGGTGAAAGGGATGCATAGCTGACTGATACTGCAATCCTGACAGTGGATTGCACAACCGCCAGACTGGATGCGTCGAATAATTCGCTTTTCCGGGATCATAGGCTTTGCTCAGGCAATAATTGATATTGGTCAATTTTAACAGCTTTTATCGGCTGTGATAAGAGCGGCAATCACTGGAATAGGCCAATAAATAGTGAACTAACTATAATTTTTCGATTTTGCTGGAAAATATTCCGATATATAAGGCCCGCCGGAGATAATATTTTTTTCCATTACGTTACCGAACGGTTAACACATTGATTAATCCGAATTGCTTACGGCGATAAGCAATTCGGCAGGGCATTTCTGCGTTTCGGAAGCGCAAAAAAAATTATAACGGTAAGCTATTCAGTCAAGTGTAAATAGCTGTTGAGGTAAATACCCTTCATGAGCTAACAGCCACTGTTTACGGTGAATGCCGCCAGCATAGCCCGTCAACGCACCGCCAGTACCGATGACGCGATGGCACGGAACCACGATGCTGACTGGGTTTGAGCCGTTTGCCATGCCGACCGCGCGTGCTGCCCCAGTGCGTCCCAACAGCGTCGCGAGTTCACCATACGTGGTAATTTCTCCGCAGGGAATGCGGCGTAATTCCCGCCAGACTTGCTGTTGAAATTCAGTCCCTATGGAAGCCACAGGCAGCGTATCAATAATCGTTAATTCACCCTCAAAATAGCGTTGCAGACTGTCTGTCAGACCGCCGGGATTATGACGCGCCTGCAACGAAAAGGGATCATTTCGATAACTACGATTGAGCGAGCGAAATAAATCGTCTTCATACTCGCGCCACTCGACGGCACGCAAATGATTATTTTCATCAGCAATAATCAATAACTCCCCGAGCGGCGTTGCCATGGTGTCCTGAAAAAAAGTCTGCATAGTGATTCCTTACGCGCGTGTCGCTTTCTTGCTTCTCTCATTAGTTACGTGCCGATTATCCGGCATCCTCAGGTGGATTGAAAATAAAATGCGAGGTATGTCACGCAGGGTGGTAAGAAAAGAGAAAGCCATCACGATCGTAACCCTGTGTCGCTTCTGCATCTCAACCTGGCAAGAATTGCAGGGCTTTGCATGAATGGGGACGTCATGTGGGGAGAATTCTGTTGGCGCATGAGCACTTAGGAAGATCGATGCGCATGCAATGTGAGGTGTGTGGGATAAATTGCATCTAACATTACCAATAAAATCAAACAGTAATATAGTAAATGTTCAATTTGTATTTATGAGAGATGGAGCATGTCAATCTTTATCCTACTGCCAGATAACACCCTCGCATGGCAATAATATGAAGGTGAACGATGTTGGTATGCTCTATTTTTTATGGCACAGGCGTTTTATGTACGAATAGCTATGTGCCCGACGTTATTTGGAGGAAATGCGCAGAATGAAAAAGAAATATGCCGTTGTGGGAACGGGGGGCCGCGCAGGCCTTTATTTGGAGTCAATTGCCAGGGATTATCAGGATCAGGGGTTGTTTGTTGCATTTTGTGATACAAACCAGACCCGAATGAATTACGCCAACCAGATTGTCCATAAATATGGACACGATAATGTGCCGACATATCGCGCCGAACAGTTTGAGCAGATGATCGCGGAAACCAAACCCGATGTGGTTATTGTGACGTCGCTGGACCGGACGCATCATCATTATATTATCCGTGCAATGGAATTAGGCTGTGATGTCATCAGTGAAAAGCCGATGACGATCGATGAAGAGAAATGTCAGGCGATTATCGATGCGATTAACCGTACCGGCCGTAAATTACGGGTGACCTTTAATTACCGCTACGCTCCGCATCACAGCAAAGTCCGTGAACTGATCGCCGCAGGGGTGATTGGCGAAGTTTATTCGGTTCATTTTGAGTGGCTGTTGAATACTGAGCATGGGGCCGATTATTTCCGTCGTTGGCACCGTGACAAGCG is drawn from Pectobacterium aroidearum and contains these coding sequences:
- the fnr gene encoding fumarate/nitrate reduction transcriptional regulator Fnr: MIPEKRIIRRIQSGGCAIHCQDCSISQLCIPFTLNEHELDQLDNIIERKKPIQKGQALFKAGDELRSLYAIRSGTIKSYTITEQGDEQITGFHLAGDLVGFDAIGTAQHPSFAQALETSMVCEIPFETLDDLSGKMPNLRQQMMRLMSGEIRGDQDMILLLSKKNAEERLAAFVYNLSRRFAQRGFSPREFRLTMTRGDIGNYLGLTVETISRLLGRFQKSGTLAVKGKYITIENLDALSELAGSSRK
- the ogt gene encoding methylated-DNA--[protein]-cysteine S-methyltransferase; translated protein: MQTFFQDTMATPLGELLIIADENNHLRAVEWREYEDDLFRSLNRSYRNDPFSLQARHNPGGLTDSLQRYFEGELTIIDTLPVASIGTEFQQQVWRELRRIPCGEITTYGELATLLGRTGAARAVGMANGSNPVSIVVPCHRVIGTGGALTGYAGGIHRKQWLLAHEGYLPQQLFTLD